The genomic DNA CGCACATTCGTTTCGATGCGATCGACTTGAGTGACGCATTCGACGATGCCATGAGCATGTTGTGCGGCGACGAACACAGGATCACCATGTATGTGGTCTGTCACGGAATACACTACACGATCCGTGAACTGAGTGTTACCAGGCAATCGATCAGGAAAGCACAGGCGGGGATGCCGCTTGGCTCCTGCAAGGTAGGTACGTCAGCAGCTAAACCGGTGTTGTCGCGAGCCGGTTGTATAGCTGCGATGGGTGCGCGACACGTACGGGGTTTTCGCTGCATTGAGCCTGCGCCTTGATTCACGTACCTGCGCCGCCATTGAAAAGCAGGAACCATGCCATCCCCACACCCGCCGCGACCGCCAGCGTGCGGATCATGCCCCACTTGAACTGGAACATGGCAATGAACGCTCCGGCGGTGATAAGCAACGACGCCACGTTAATCGTCGCCCACTCCGGTACAAGCAGGCGAACACCGAACCCGCGCCACTCTTCGATGCGATCGAACATCACATGAACACCGAACCAGATCGCCAGGTTCAGCACCACACCGACGACAGCGGCGGTGATGGTCGACAGTGCAGCGCTGAGCACCTTATTGCCCCGCAGGTGTTCGATGTAGGGCGCGCCCAGGAAAATCCACAGGAAGCAAGGCGTAAACGTGACCCACGTCGTGACGATCGAGCCGAGGATGCCCGCCATGATCGGGTCGAACGGTTCCGGGAAGCGGTACGCGCCCATGAAGCCGACGAACTGCACGATCTGAATCAGCGGCCCCGGCGTGGTCTCGGCCATGCCCAGCCCGTCGAGCATCTCGCCGGGCATCAGCCACTGGTACGTCTCCACCGCCTGCTGGGCAATGTAGGCCAGCACCGAATAGGCCCCGCCAAAGGTGACCACCGCCGCTTTGCTGAAAAAGATCGCCTCGGCGGCCAGCACATGCTCGCGCCCGAACACGGCCACCAGCGCCGCCACCGGTACGAACCATAGCGGCAGCCAGACCGCCAGCACCTTCAACGTTCGGCCCCAGCTTGGCCGGGTGTGTGCCTCGGCATGATCCGCCAGCGCCGCCGCCGGGCCGTTGTCTTCGCCGTGCCCCTTGAGTACCGCGAACAGGCTTGGCCACAGTCGACCGCCGATCAGCCCGAGCAGGCCCGCTCCGAGCACGATGATGGGAAACGGCACCTCGAAGAAGAAAATGCCGACGAACGCCAGCGCCGCGATGGCCACCATCAGCCGATTCTTCAATGCCTTGCTGCCGATGCGGATCACGGCCGAGATGACCACCGCCAGCACTGCCGCCTTGAGTCCGAAGAACAGCGCCTGCACCAGCGTCGCGTCCTGGTAGACAGCGTAGATCAGCGACAGCGCGAGGATCGCCACGAAGCCCGGCAGGATGAACAGCCCGCCGGCCACCAGCCCACCGCGCCAGCCGTGCAGCAGCCAGCCGATGTAAGTGGCCAGTTGCTGCGCTTCGGGCCCGGGCAGGAGCATGCAGTAGTTCAGTGCGTGCAGAAAGCGGTTCTCGCTGACCCAGCGTTTCTCGTCGACGAGGATGCGGTGCATGACCGCGATCTGCCCCGCCGGCCCGCCGAAGGACAACGCCGCCACCCGGCACCAGACCTTGAAGGCTTCGCCGAACGAGACGCGATGGCCGGTAAAGGCGCTGCTGCTTTCCGCCAGCAATGTCGCACCACTTGCCGTCGATGTATCACAGGGAAGTTCAGAATGATTGTCAGACAATGCGATCACTCCAAGCAAATCGCACTGGCTTTCACCCAGTAGCGAGACAGCCATTCTGACCGAGGGGGCGAAGCTTGTCCACGGGTAACGCCGACCGGCGTCTGCCGTGCCGATTACTCTTCCTCGCCATCAGCAAATACGCGGATGTGCCGTGGGCGGACGTACACCTTGCTGCCGGCTGCCAGGTTCATCGTCGCGAAGCGTTCCTGAGAGATTTCCGAAGTTAATCGCTGATTGGCGCTGGTCAGCAGTTCGACGCGTGCCAGCGGGCCGGCGGAATGAACGCGGACGACTTGCGCTTCGAGCGACGGCAGACCGTTGGTCTTGGTGTCGATCGTCACGTCATAGGGGCGGATGAACACGCGGGCATCGCCAGCGATCTGCCTGCGATCTTCGGGGAATGGAAGCTCCAGTGAACTGAACTGGACCGTGCCGCCACCGACGCTGCCGTGGAAGGCGTTGACGTCGCCGAGGAAGTGCATAACGAACTCGGTTGCGGGGTGGTGGAATACATCGTCGGGCGTGCCGACCTGTTCAATCTTCCCTTGGTGCATGACGACGACGCGGTCGGCGACCTCCAAAGCCTCGTCCTGGTCGTGCGTGACGAAGACGCTGGTGACGTGCAGTTCGTCGTGCAATCGACGCAGCCAGGCACGCAGTTCCTTGCGGACCTTGGCGTCCAACGCCCCGAACGGCTCATCCAACAGCAGCACCTTGGGTTCCACCGCCAAAGCGCGAGCCAGTGCGACGCGCTGACGCTGTCCGCCGGAGAGTTGGTGTGGGTAGCGACCGGCCAGGCCATCGAGTTGCACGAGCTTGAGCAGTTCATGCACCTTATCGCGAATGAAGGCCTTGCTCGGCCGGTCGCGCCTGCGCTTGACGCGCAGGCCGAAGGCGACGTTCTCAAAGACGCTCATGTGACGAAACAGTGCGTAGTGCTGGAAGACGAAACCGACCCCTCGCGAGCTGACGTGCCGGCGGGCGACATCTTCGTCATGAAAGTGGATCGAGCCTTGCTCGGGGTCGGCCTGCTCCAGGCCGGCGATGATGCGCAGCAGCGTCGTCTTGCCCGATCCCGAAGGTCCGAGCAGCGCGACCAGTTCGCCGGAGTTCACGTGCAGGCTGACGTCGTTCAACGCTTTGAACGTGCCAAAGGTCTTGCTGATGTTTTTAACTTCGATGCTCATGGTTCACTCTCCTGAACTTTCGCGAGTGGCGATGGCCAGGTCGCGAGCGATTTTCCATTCCACAACCGACTTCACCACCAGCGTGACCAGCGCGAGCATGGCCAGCAGTGACGCCACCGCGAACGAGGCGGTGAACATGTAGTCGTTGTAAAGCACTTCAATATGCAGCGGCATTGTGTTGGTTTCGCCCCGGATGCGGCCGGAAACGACGTAGACCGATCCGAACTCGCCCATGGCTCGGGCGTTGCAGAGGATGACGCCGTAGATCAGGCCCCACTTGATGTTCGGCAGCGTGATGCGCCAGAACGTCTGAAACCCGCTGGCCCCGAGGGTGAGGGCGGATTGCTCTTCTTCCGTGCCCTGAGCTTGCATGAGCGGGATGAGTTCGCGCACCACGAAGGGCATCGTGCCGAACGCGCTGACGATGATGATCGCCAGAGGTGTGAAGATGATCTGAATGCCCCACTCGCTCAGCGTCGGGCCGAACCAGCCGCGAGCGCCGAAAAGCAGGATGAAGATCATGCCCACGACCACCGGCGAGATGGCGAAGGGCAGATCGATGATGGTGATCAGGACGCTCTTGCCCCGGAAGTCGAACTTGGCGATCGCCCACGCGGCCGCGACGCCGAACACAGTATTCAAGGGCACCACAATGGCGGCGGTGATCAGCGTCAGACGGATCGCAGACAGCGAGTCGGTCTCACGGATGGCGGCGAGGTAGACCTGCAAGCCCTCCCCAAACGCATATGTGAACACGAGCACCAGCGGCATCAGCAACACAAGACTGATGAAGCCGAGCGCGATCGCAATCAGTGTCCTTCGAACCCAGGCCGACTCGCCCACCGCCGCTGGCAGCGGCGAGGATGAGGCGTGTGGTTGTATTGATGTTGCGATACTCATCTGTTCAAGTTCCTTTTTCGAGCTTCAGCCCTGGTATCGCCTGCTCCACCATTGCAGCAGATTGATCGCCAGCAGCAGGATGAATGCGGCGGTCAGCATGACCACGCTGATGGCGGTGGCCCCGTTGTAGTCGTAGTCCTCCAGCCGCACGACCACGAGCAGCGGCGCGATCTCCGTTCGGCCGGGCATGTTGCCTGCAATGAAAATCACCGAGCCGTACTCGCCCAGCGCCCGTGCAAACGCGAGGGCGAACCCGGTCAACAATGCCGGCAGCACCGCCGGGAAGATCACCCGGCGGAAGGTTTGAAGCCGGGACGCCCCCAGGCTCGCCGATGCTTCTTCGATTTCTTTCTCCAGGTCTTCAAGTGCCGGCTGAAGCGTTCGCACGACAAACGGCAGGCCGATGAGCGTGAGTGCGATCACGATGCCGACCCAGGTGTACGCGATCTGGATGCCGATCATGTCGAACCACTTGCCGATCCAGCCGGTGCGGGCGTAAAGCGTGGTCAGCGCGATGCCCGAGACGGCGGTGGGCAAGGCGAAGGGCAGGTCGACGATCGCATCGATCAGCCGTTTGCCGGGGAAGCTGTATCGCACGAGCACCCAGGCGACGATGAAGCCGAACACCGCGTTGAGCAGGGCCCCCACCAGCGAGGCCCCGAAGCTCAAGCGGTACGCGGCAAGCACACGCGGGTGGGCGATGCCCTTGGCCCAGAACTCGCTGAAACTCATCTGCGTCGCCGCCAGCACCAGTCCGCCAAGGGGGATCAGCAGCAGCAGCGTCATGTAAAGCAGCGTGAACCCCATGGTCAGGCCGAAGCCGGGCAGAACGCTGTGTTGTTTGAGTCGCAATGCCATGTCGCCCCTCTCGTGCGTGCATTCATGCGGCGGTGCCGCGTGTTAAAAACGAAACTGCAACTGAGCCCGCGCGGCAAGCTGATCGCCGGTTTCCGAAATCAGCAGTCCCTGGCCGGTGTTGGCGACCGGCACCGGGTCGAGGGCGTAGACCACCTCGAACGTCAGCTTGGCGTTGTGGCGATGCAGGTAGTAGTTCGCACCGACAGTGAGCAGGCTCACATCGCGCTGCGTGAGGTCGCGCGATCCGCCCTGGATGCCGCCGGCGTTGTTGCGGTAGTAGACGTTGTCGAAGTCGATCCACTCGTATCGGCCGAACAGTTCCACCTTGTCTGGCACGACGAACGCAGCCGCCTGGACGACCGCACCCCATTGCAGCGCTCCGTCAAGATTGTCCGGCAGGCCATTGAGCGAATCGGCGCTGAATCGCTGGCCCGTGATTGAGCCGAACATGCTGAATCCGTTGAGCTTGGCGGTCACATCGCCGGTCCACTTGAACACATCCGGCCGATTGAAGTCATTGCGCGTTCGGCCCCACTCGTAATCCGCGGCCGCACCGAGCAGCACCGCCACCTGGTCGCCGCTCCAACTCTGGTAGTCGCCGAACTGTCGCCAGCCGCGCGATACGTCATCGGCGACCAGCAGGTACTCGGCCCGGCCGGTGAGGGCGATATTCGTGCCTTCGTTATTGAAGTCGGTGCGAGCGTTGTACGAGCCGTTGTGTACCGTACCCGTCAGCCGAAGCCGATCCCACGGCTGCCAGGCAAGCTGCACGCCCTGGGCAAACTTGGTTGTGAAATAGTCGGCCGTGTACGAACGCTCGGCGGCAAGCTGGTTCGGTGCGCCGACGTTCTCCTCATGCAGGAACGAGGGCTTGAGCTGGCCGACACGAATGCTCAGATCATCGTTGAAGCGGTAACCGATCCACGCCCACGCGGCGCTGACCGATCCACCATTGCTTGAGTCCAGCCGCAGACGGTAGGTCCAGTTCGGGTTGATGAAGTGGCCCTGAAAATCGGTCTGCAATCGACGGAACTGAAAGCCGCCGGTGTCGCGGTCATCCGCTTCGCGGCGCTGATTTTGGATGTAGCGCACTTGGCCGACGATGCCCAGCCGCAACTCGTGGTTGCCGTCGTCGCTACGGATGAAATAGCCTCGGTTGTAGCCGGCCTGTACCGCCTGACTACGTCCATCGGCATCCGCGAGCGTCTCGTTAACCAAGGCACGCACTTCCTCTGCCCGGCGCTCGTCGAGCCAGCTATCGCTTTCGTCGGTCGCCCGCAGCCGCTGCAACTCAGTGTCCTGCGCTTCGACGCGTGTCTTGAGCGCGGCAAGCTCAGCCTCCAGTCGTTGCAGACTGGTCGAGTCGTCGGCGAATGCCGTCGGGTTGTGTGCCAGTGCGAACAAAATTCCAGTTCCCAAGAGTGTTGCTGTCGTTTTCATAACCGAAGCTCCTTGTAACCGGCCGAGGCAGTACAGGGCCGGCCTAAGTGAAGCTCCGGTTGTCCGGTCGCTTGCGTATTTGTTGTTATCCCGACACACGTGTGTCGAGCGGGTTGTCGAATCGTTGTTTCTCGCTGACTTCAAGCTGGACCACATGCCCATCGTGAATCGTCAGCGTCAGTTGCCCGAACCGCAGGCCGGCTGCTTTGCGTTGCACCTCCGCCAGCCAGGCACTCTCGCGCAACGGCGGGGCACGATGGTGTTGTGATGCATCGGTTGGCATGGGTCATCCTTCACGGGGTGTAAATCTGGTCGAATGTTCCGCCGTCGCGGAAGTGCACGCGGTTGGCTTCGTCCCAACCGCCGAACACGTCGTCGATGGTGAACATCTCCACGTCGGGGAACTGATCGCGGTATTTTTCTTGAGCTGCCTCGGCCACCGGTCGGTAGTAGTACCGACCTGCCAGGTCCTGCCCCACGTCGGTATAGAGATATTCCAGGTACGCTTGTGCCACGTCGGTCGTACCATGACGCTCGGCGTTGCGCTCCACCAGCGCCACCGTCGGCTCGGCAAGAATGCTCACCGGCGGCACGACCATCTCTAGGCCCGCTTCGTCCAACTCCCGGCTGCCAAGCAGAATCTCGTTTTCCCAGTTGATCAGCACATCACCCAGCCCACGTTGGATGAAGGTGTTGGTCGCGCCGCGGGCGGCTGTGTCGAGCACAGGCACGTTGTTGTAGATTGCCGCGACAAAAGCTTGAGCGGCCTGTTGAGCCGACGCCACCTCGTCGGCATGGGCGGGGTCGTTCAGCTTGGCCACAAAGTCCGGGCCAAGCTCGCGCTGAAGTGCCGCGCCCCACATGGCCAGGTAGTTCCACCGTGCCACGCCAGAGGTTTTGGGGTTGGGCGTAATCACCTCCACATCGCTTCGGGTCAGGTCCTCCCACGTGTGGATGTTCTTCGGGTTGCCCTTGCGCACCAAAAAGGCGAGCGTGGACGAGTAAGGCGCGTTGTTATGCGGCAGCTTGCCCTGCCAGTCACGCGGCAGGCGGTCGGTCCGCTCGGCAATCGCGTCGATGTCGGCCGCAAGCGCCAGCGTCACTACGTCGGCTTCCAGGCCGTCGATCACCGCACGCGATTGACCGCCCGAGCCGCCATGCGACATACGGATGCGAACACGCTCGCCGGTCTGCTCATACCAGTGCTCGGCGAACGCCTGGTTGAACTCACGGTACAACTCCCGCGTCGGGTCGTACGACACGTTCAGGATCGTGCGATCCGTCGCTGCTTCGGAGTCGCCACAGCCGGTGAGCGACAGGCTCCCCAACAGGGCCGCGCCCGCCAGCGTGGCAAGGGTGTATGACTTGGCTCGGGTTCGTAACGATTTCATGGTCAGGTTTCCTTTCGCAGGTGCTTCGTTTGATGCAAGACGGTTTTCAAATCCGGACTTCAGCCCGGTGGTCAGGTTCCGCGTCAATCAGTTTCCTTCCGATCAGATCGAACAGCGGCGTCGTCAGGTAGCGCTCACCACTACTCGGGGCGAACGTGACGATGGTGTAATGCCGGTTCTCCGGCTCGGCCGCTATGCGTGCGGCGGCGGCAAGGTTCGCCCCCGTGCTGATCCCGGCCAAGATGCCCTCCTCGTGCGCCAGCCGACGCGCCCAGTGGATGGCTTCTTCCGCCGAGACGCGCTCGATGTCGTCGAGCAATTCACGATCAAGGTTGGTAGGTACGAAGCCCGCGCCGATGCCCTGAATGCGATGCGGTCCCGATTCGCCACCCGAGATCACCGGTGACTCGGCAGGCTCGACCGCCACCGCTGCGAGGTCAGGGTTCTTCTTGCGCAGGTAGCGTGTCGTGCCCGTGATCGTGCCGCCCGTGCCCACACCGGCGACGAGGACGTCGACCTTGCCATCCGTGTCCGCCCAGATTTCCGGCCCAGTGGTCTGCTCGTGAATGCGCGGGTTGGCGGGATTGTCGAACTGCTGCGGCAGCCAGCCGACCGATGTCTTCTTCAGAAGTTCATGGGCACGCTGAATCGCGCCCTTCATGCCCAGCGGGGCGGGCGTCAGTTCCAGGTTCGCCCCGAGCCCGCGCAGCAGCGCCCGCCGTTCGTGGCTCATTGATTCGGGCATCGTGAGCGTCAGCTTGTAGCCCTTCGCCGCCGCGACGAACGCCAGCGCGATGCCGGTATTGCCGCTGGTCGGCTCGATGATGTGCGTCCGGCCCGGCTCGATCTGGCCCGCCTGCTCCGCCGCCTCAAGCATCGCCCGACCGATGCGGTCCTTGACGCTCGACAGCGGGTTGAAAAACTCCAGTTTCAGCAGCACGGTCGCGTGCTCCGGCGGGATCACGCGGTTCAGCCGGACCAGCGGCGTGTGGCCGATGGTGCTGGTGATGTTCGGGAAGGTGGTGTGGTGCGGCACAAGGGGCTCTCCGGTGGCGTGGTCAACAATGGAACGTCCACCTGCTTAGAACAACCGTCGTGCCAGAGCGCAACATGGCCATTAGTAGCTTTTAATGCGTCACTTACGTTTTTAGGCCAGAATGCGGACCTTGGGATTCCATCTCATTTAACGGATTTAGCCGTTATATATTATGGACAACCGTGCTAAATGATGGTCTATTGGTTCCGATGGATCAGTTCCGCACCCTGCTTCTGGACGTGTGGCGCGAGGCGTGCCGGCACATCGAAATCGAGCGGTCAACCGAGACGATTGCCCGCATCCTGCCTCACCGCTTGCCCGTGGACCGCCTGGTCGTGTTTGCCTTTGACTTCACGCAAGGCCTTGCCATCCCGCGCGCGGACAGTCTCACCATTCCTCAGGATGTCGCGCCGCCTCGAACGTTGCGATCACCCGACCGCCGATTGCTTGAAGCGTGGTGCCGACGCCATGAGGTCATCCTTCACCGCCTCGGCGATCAGCAGCACGATGTCCTTCGCCTGCTCGCCGGCTCACCGCTGGATGGCAGTTGGCTCGCCGCGCCGCTGACCAGCGAGCATGGCTACGCCGGGGCCCTGCTGTTGCGCGCCCACCCGCCGGCGGAGTTCGAGCCGGAGCATGCCCGGATGGTTGAGTTGTTGATCGAGCCATTCTCTGTCGCATTGGAAAACGACCACCGCCTGCACGAACTCGACGCCTTGCGCGAAGCTGCCGAGGCGGACAAGCGATCAGCCCTCTCTCGTCTCGGACGTGAAGATTTAGTCGACACCATCGTCGGCGACGACGGCGGTTTGAAGGCAGTGATGGAACGCGCAGCTCTCGTGGCCCGTTCCGACCTGCCGGTGCTGATCCTTGGCGAAACCGGATCGGGCAAGGAAGTCATTGCCCGCGCCATTCACGAGCAGTGCCCGCGCGCCAAAGGCCCGTTCATTCGCGTCAACTGCGGCGCAATTCCGCCGGAGCTGATCGACTCGGAACTGTTTGGCCACGAAAAAGGCGCGTTTACCGGCGCGACCGCGTCCCGACGCGGCTGGTTCGAGCGAGCCGACGAAGGCACGCTGCTGCTTGATGAAATCGGCGAACTGACGCCTGCCGCACAGGTTCGCCTGCTCCGCGTGCTTCAGGAGGGAACGTTCGAGCGGGTCGGCGCGGAACGGCCGATCCATGTCAACGTTCGCATCATCGCCGCCACGCACCGCGATCTTCCCGCCATGGTGCAGGCCGGGCAGTTCCGCGAAGACCTCTGGTATCGCGTCGCCGGCTTCCCCATCGTGCTGCCGCCATTGCGCGAGCGCAAACAGGACATCCCCGCGCTCGCCACACACTTTGCCGAGCGCGCCGCAAGACGATTCGGCCTGCGTACGCAATCGCCGACTTCCACCGACCTGTCACTGCTCACCAACTACGATTGGCCCGGCAACATCCGCGAACTCGCCTCCGTGATCGACCGCGCCGCCATCCTCGGCGACGGCCATCGCCTGGCGATTGCCCAGGCCCTCGGTGGCGTCACCAGCCCCGACGCCACTCGGCCAAGTCAAACGCTTAACCCAACCGCACAACGCAACACGCTTGCCACCCTCGACGAAGCGACGCGGCAACACATCGAAGCTACCCTGGCCGCCACCCACGGCCGCATCGAAGGTGAACGCGGAGCAGCGAAACTGCTCGACATCAACCCTCACACCCTGCGTGCTCGCATGCGAAAGCTGGGCGTGGACTGGGCAAAGTATCGCTGACCATGCAAGACGCTCAATGGTGATCGCTATGTCGCGATGGCGAAACAAACTGAATCATCTACATTGAACCGACCCGCATCCCTTCAACACACTTCCCCGCCGGACACCGCTCCGTCTGCCAAGGCCGCGTTGCGCCTGAGCAACGAGGCCCCTGCCGACACGTTCATAAAGACGATGCTAGGGTAACACCTTCAATGGGCCGCAAGCCCGTATTCTGTGCGAAAGCACTCGGTCCCCGTGCCAGTCCCCAAGCGTCGGTCACCGTACGTCCCTGAAAGTAGACGATAATGTGTATTTCCGGTTTGCCAATCGACAGTATGTTACGACAAAGGCGACTGTTAAAGAATTTCAGAGAATTCCCAAGAATTGCCTTGACGAATCCCCCCCTCTCCGCTTCCCCTGCCATAGGGCCAGAAACCCCGTGTTTTACGGGGTTTTCTTTTGCGCCCACTATGCCGCCCCGCTGATCCGCAGTCATGCCGGCAGCGCATAGCGGCGCAGGCTGGCGCGATGTTTCGCGGCCCGATCCAGTCACCAGAGCAGTCACCTTGCCGCCCTCGGTCCCCGTCGCGGCCTGCTGCTCAGCGATCGGCGCGACCACCGGCAGCGCCGCCAGGGCTGCGGCCTGTTGGTCATCGTCGGTTTTGAGATATCGCTGTGTCGTGGTGATGCTGGCGTGACGGGCCAGCGTCCGCACTGTCTCCACGGATGCCCCGCTCTGGCCGATCGCGGTGCAGAAGCTCACGCGAAGCGCATGGAAGTCGAAGCGGCCTTGTGCGGTGTCGTAGGCGATCCCTATCGAAGGCTCGCTGACATCGGCGTGGACGGCTTTGTAGTAGAAGCGGCGGCGGCGGCGTTGGAGACATCCGAGAAAGGCGAGTCTACATCGAGATACCTCTGCAACTTTATGGCCGCGCTCCTGCTCATCAAGGCCTATGCACCATCAACGCCGCTACGCTGGCTCAACGGCGTCAAGGATAATTTGGAGCAATGGAGTGCGATGCGCCACGCACCCACCGTTCTGGAATCAGAAATTTACTCGCTAGCCAACCTTTTCCACAGTGACGCGAAGGGGCAATTACGGCGATGCGCATCAGGCGTGGTCGTATGCTTGGCCGACGGTTTGGCGGCGCACGAATGGCGATGGCTCAACGATAAGTGGCGACTCGCATCCTCAACTGAGCCCCGGCGAATTCTAGGAGCGACGCTCATCTGGTCAGATGAGGCGCTTTCTAACGAGATCGACGATTTCATCACCAATCGTCGTTGGACGACGCACCGTCTCCTGCATCATCTGCTGGCGTGCGGCGCGGCCATCGCATCGGTCGCACGCATCGACGATCTCCCCGCTGTGCGTGGCCCGATCGTCGTCATTCATCCGAACCTGTTTCCTCGCCAGCAACAGGAACAAATCGCCGGGTACGAATTTGGATCTGTACTAACCATTGGTGGCGCCGGTGCGACCTTCCCAATCCCGTGTGACTCGCCACCCGTTTCCAGTGCGACTGAGGATGAAGAGCCGTTTAGCTGGGTCAACGAGCTACCGTTTCAACATGTGCCGCTCGATTTCATTCAGCACTGCGCTGATAAAATCAATGTCGCGTCGCACAACTTGCGGGTTCTGACGCATGCGGACTCGATTCACTTGATGGTCATGCAAACATCGCCGCGTAAAGTCCGTCTGCTGATTCGCAATGACGACGCCATTTACCTGAGTACGGAAATTGATGCGGGTCAGAATATCAAGTGTGTCACAGTGTTGTCCGGTTTTATAACATCGTCCATTGAACCCAGTGGCTCTCGATTCAGAGTGAAAGTTCCCTTACGGGGCATGGCGATCGTTGACGTGACATTTGAGGCAGAGGTGATGTGTCCATCACAAATGAACTGAAATTGGGCGCTTCAGGGTTCTGTCTGGGTAGCCGGGGTGAACACACGCCAATTGACAGTTTACGGAATCTAATCGATCCCTCTGTCCAGCCCAATGGCCGGCGCAACTCTCCCTGTGCGCAACCCATCAAACGGGATTTCTCTCGAAAAGTTCGCGCATTCTTTTAACAGCAAAATGGGCTTGGAATCCGGAGTTCGCGCGCAGCGTAAGTGCGGATAATTTCAGCGTTTGATGCTGTTAAACACTTTTTTGGAGCGGTTGGTGGCGCGCGTTAAAAG from Phycisphaerales bacterium AB-hyl4 includes the following:
- the chrA gene encoding chromate efflux transporter, with amino-acid sequence MSDNHSELPCDTSTASGATLLAESSSAFTGHRVSFGEAFKVWCRVAALSFGGPAGQIAVMHRILVDEKRWVSENRFLHALNYCMLLPGPEAQQLATYIGWLLHGWRGGLVAGGLFILPGFVAILALSLIYAVYQDATLVQALFFGLKAAVLAVVISAVIRIGSKALKNRLMVAIAALAFVGIFFFEVPFPIIVLGAGLLGLIGGRLWPSLFAVLKGHGEDNGPAAALADHAEAHTRPSWGRTLKVLAVWLPLWFVPVAALVAVFGREHVLAAEAIFFSKAAVVTFGGAYSVLAYIAQQAVETYQWLMPGEMLDGLGMAETTPGPLIQIVQFVGFMGAYRFPEPFDPIMAGILGSIVTTWVTFTPCFLWIFLGAPYIEHLRGNKVLSAALSTITAAVVGVVLNLAIWFGVHVMFDRIEEWRGFGVRLLVPEWATINVASLLITAGAFIAMFQFKWGMIRTLAVAAGVGMAWFLLFNGGAGT
- a CDS encoding sulfate/molybdate ABC transporter ATP-binding protein, with the protein product MSIEVKNISKTFGTFKALNDVSLHVNSGELVALLGPSGSGKTTLLRIIAGLEQADPEQGSIHFHDEDVARRHVSSRGVGFVFQHYALFRHMSVFENVAFGLRVKRRRDRPSKAFIRDKVHELLKLVQLDGLAGRYPHQLSGGQRQRVALARALAVEPKVLLLDEPFGALDAKVRKELRAWLRRLHDELHVTSVFVTHDQDEALEVADRVVVMHQGKIEQVGTPDDVFHHPATEFVMHFLGDVNAFHGSVGGGTVQFSSLELPFPEDRRQIAGDARVFIRPYDVTIDTKTNGLPSLEAQVVRVHSAGPLARVELLTSANQRLTSEISQERFATMNLAAGSKVYVRPRHIRVFADGEEE
- the cysW gene encoding sulfate ABC transporter permease subunit CysW; translation: MSIATSIQPHASSSPLPAAVGESAWVRRTLIAIALGFISLVLLMPLVLVFTYAFGEGLQVYLAAIRETDSLSAIRLTLITAAIVVPLNTVFGVAAAWAIAKFDFRGKSVLITIIDLPFAISPVVVGMIFILLFGARGWFGPTLSEWGIQIIFTPLAIIIVSAFGTMPFVVRELIPLMQAQGTEEEQSALTLGASGFQTFWRITLPNIKWGLIYGVILCNARAMGEFGSVYVVSGRIRGETNTMPLHIEVLYNDYMFTASFAVASLLAMLALVTLVVKSVVEWKIARDLAIATRESSGE
- the cysT gene encoding sulfate ABC transporter permease subunit CysT, whose amino-acid sequence is MALRLKQHSVLPGFGLTMGFTLLYMTLLLLIPLGGLVLAATQMSFSEFWAKGIAHPRVLAAYRLSFGASLVGALLNAVFGFIVAWVLVRYSFPGKRLIDAIVDLPFALPTAVSGIALTTLYARTGWIGKWFDMIGIQIAYTWVGIVIALTLIGLPFVVRTLQPALEDLEKEIEEASASLGASRLQTFRRVIFPAVLPALLTGFALAFARALGEYGSVIFIAGNMPGRTEIAPLLVVVRLEDYDYNGATAISVVMLTAAFILLLAINLLQWWSRRYQG
- a CDS encoding porin, with translation MKTTATLLGTGILFALAHNPTAFADDSTSLQRLEAELAALKTRVEAQDTELQRLRATDESDSWLDERRAEEVRALVNETLADADGRSQAVQAGYNRGYFIRSDDGNHELRLGIVGQVRYIQNQRREADDRDTGGFQFRRLQTDFQGHFINPNWTYRLRLDSSNGGSVSAAWAWIGYRFNDDLSIRVGQLKPSFLHEENVGAPNQLAAERSYTADYFTTKFAQGVQLAWQPWDRLRLTGTVHNGSYNARTDFNNEGTNIALTGRAEYLLVADDVSRGWRQFGDYQSWSGDQVAVLLGAAADYEWGRTRNDFNRPDVFKWTGDVTAKLNGFSMFGSITGQRFSADSLNGLPDNLDGALQWGAVVQAAAFVVPDKVELFGRYEWIDFDNVYYRNNAGGIQGGSRDLTQRDVSLLTVGANYYLHRHNAKLTFEVVYALDPVPVANTGQGLLISETGDQLAARAQLQFRF
- a CDS encoding YezD family protein; translation: MPTDASQHHRAPPLRESAWLAEVQRKAAGLRFGQLTLTIHDGHVVQLEVSEKQRFDNPLDTRVSG
- a CDS encoding sulfate ABC transporter substrate-binding protein is translated as MKSLRTRAKSYTLATLAGAALLGSLSLTGCGDSEAATDRTILNVSYDPTRELYREFNQAFAEHWYEQTGERVRIRMSHGGSGGQSRAVIDGLEADVVTLALAADIDAIAERTDRLPRDWQGKLPHNNAPYSSTLAFLVRKGNPKNIHTWEDLTRSDVEVITPNPKTSGVARWNYLAMWGAALQRELGPDFVAKLNDPAHADEVASAQQAAQAFVAAIYNNVPVLDTAARGATNTFIQRGLGDVLINWENEILLGSRELDEAGLEMVVPPVSILAEPTVALVERNAERHGTTDVAQAYLEYLYTDVGQDLAGRYYYRPVAEAAQEKYRDQFPDVEMFTIDDVFGGWDEANRVHFRDGGTFDQIYTP
- the cysK gene encoding cysteine synthase A translates to MPHHTTFPNITSTIGHTPLVRLNRVIPPEHATVLLKLEFFNPLSSVKDRIGRAMLEAAEQAGQIEPGRTHIIEPTSGNTGIALAFVAAAKGYKLTLTMPESMSHERRALLRGLGANLELTPAPLGMKGAIQRAHELLKKTSVGWLPQQFDNPANPRIHEQTTGPEIWADTDGKVDVLVAGVGTGGTITGTTRYLRKKNPDLAAVAVEPAESPVISGGESGPHRIQGIGAGFVPTNLDRELLDDIERVSAEEAIHWARRLAHEEGILAGISTGANLAAAARIAAEPENRHYTIVTFAPSSGERYLTTPLFDLIGRKLIDAEPDHRAEVRI